ATTCATGCCTTGCCTAAGACTTATATTGCGACCATTTTTCTAGGTGCTGAGAGACCTTCTTATGATAAAGAAACTGAAATTTCCGCTACCTATCCAATAGATCATATCGATGAAAAATTAGTTTCAGATACACTTAAGAGTTTTATGGGTAAACAAGAGCAGATTCCCCCTGTTTATTCAGCCGTAAAGCAAGATGGTAAAAGATTATTTCTGAAAGCACGAAAAGGTATCGAAGTGGAAGTAAAACCAAAGGAGATAGAAGTATATGATATTCGGCTTATTGAATTTAATTTACCGCTAATCAAAGTAGAAGTTAGAGTTTCAAAAGGAACTTATATTCGCACTTTGGCTTTTGATATTGGTAAAAGATTAAATTCTGGTGCTTATCTGGATCATCTGGTAAGAAGCAAAGTAGGAGACTATTCCATTGAACATTCTCTTGATATGGAAACTATTCATAAAACTTTAGCTACCAAAGAGTGATATGAATATTTATCAAAAGCTCCCTCAGCTAACTGAGAGTATTATCACTATTGGGTCCTTTGATGGACTGCACCTGGGTCATCAGTTTTTAATCAATGAAGTTAAGAAAATAGCAGATGAAAATAAGCTTCCGTTTTATCTTATAAGTTTCGAACCACACCCAAGGTTGGTTTTGCAGAATAATAGTGATTTTAAACTTTTACAAACCTGGGCTGAGAAAATATCTCAATTAGAAAAACTAGGAGTAGAGCATCTTATTGCCATACCTTTTACCAGAGACTTATCACAAAAAAGTGCTGAAGAGTTTATACAAGATTATATCCTGAAACCTTTAAACCCAAGAATTGTCGTATTGGGCTATGATCATAAATTCGGAAGAGATAGACAAGGTTCTATAGATACATTTTTAGCCTTGAAAGAAAAATTTGGTTTAAACTTAGAAGTGAAACAACTTCAAGAATATATGAACCAGCGAAGTCATATAAGTTCTAGTATTATTCGACATCATATTCAACATGGAAGAATAGAACAAGCGAATGAATTGCTTGGATATCAATATTCCGTTACTGGGAAAGTAATAGAAGGAAAAAAATTAGGAAGGACACTTGGATTTCCTACGGCGAATGTTTTATCAAATGATATTCATAAATTGATTCCTGCCATAGGGGTATATCATACTACCATAGAAATTGACGGTGTTTCATACAAATCAGCCACTAGTATTGGATTTAATCCTACGGTTGAAAATATTGATATCCCGAAAATTGAGACCTATATTATAGATTTTATGGACGATATTTATGGGAAAGAAGTTGTATTAAGGTTTCACCATTATATCCGGGGAGAGGAGAAGTATGGTAGTATAGATGAATTGAAATTAGCCATAGAACAAGATGTTATTACAATTAAAAATAATTCTGATTAATCCTAGCCAATACTATTTAAAGTTCTCCCTATTTATTCGTAATTGGTAACTTACTGTTAGTTGAAATATGGCCGCGCTCTACATTCATATACCTTTTTGCAAG
The nucleotide sequence above comes from Chitinophagales bacterium. Encoded proteins:
- the truB gene encoding tRNA pseudouridine(55) synthase TruB — protein: MNLLDELENGTILPVYKPLDWTSFDVVKKIKGLTRKSVSKLKIGHAGTLDPLAEGLLIICTQKMTKQVDAIHALPKTYIATIFLGAERPSYDKETEISATYPIDHIDEKLVSDTLKSFMGKQEQIPPVYSAVKQDGKRLFLKARKGIEVEVKPKEIEVYDIRLIEFNLPLIKVEVRVSKGTYIRTLAFDIGKRLNSGAYLDHLVRSKVGDYSIEHSLDMETIHKTLATKE
- a CDS encoding bifunctional riboflavin kinase/FAD synthetase, with protein sequence MNIYQKLPQLTESIITIGSFDGLHLGHQFLINEVKKIADENKLPFYLISFEPHPRLVLQNNSDFKLLQTWAEKISQLEKLGVEHLIAIPFTRDLSQKSAEEFIQDYILKPLNPRIVVLGYDHKFGRDRQGSIDTFLALKEKFGLNLEVKQLQEYMNQRSHISSSIIRHHIQHGRIEQANELLGYQYSVTGKVIEGKKLGRTLGFPTANVLSNDIHKLIPAIGVYHTTIEIDGVSYKSATSIGFNPTVENIDIPKIETYIIDFMDDIYGKEVVLRFHHYIRGEEKYGSIDELKLAIEQDVITIKNNSD